One region of Chelonoidis abingdonii isolate Lonesome George chromosome 14, CheloAbing_2.0, whole genome shotgun sequence genomic DNA includes:
- the CIMIP1 gene encoding ciliary microtubule inner protein 1 → MAQKSTNPTQQFNFVAQDKIWKYHIEAELEAAKKWSVKWGFLTTPFEELIKDEKKEPTKPKIELPEHLQIRPITPVEKYIKVYPSPPIPKTSQGFIGWRSSVPGLELERYYQIRSCKGAFHKDLKWPDEPSD, encoded by the exons atGGCACAGAAAAGCACCAACCCCACCCAGCAATTCAACTTTGTGGCTCAGGATAAGATCTG GAAATACCACATTGAAGCTGAGCTTGAAGCTGCAAAGAAATGGTCTGTCAAATGGGGATTTTTAACAACACCTTTTGAGGAG TTGATAAAAGACGAAAAGAAAGAACCCACTAAGCCTAAGATAGAGCTTCCAGAACATTTACAAATCCGACCTATAACACCAGTGGAAAAATATATTAAG GTCTACCCATCTCCTCCAATCCCTAAAACAAGTCAAGGATTTATTGGCTGGAGATCGTCTGTGCCAGGACTGGAACTTGAACGTTATTATCAGATCAGAAGCTGCAAAGGTGCCTTTCACAAGGATCTGAAGTGGCCTGATGAACCCTCTGATTGA